Proteins found in one Limnohabitans sp. TEGF004 genomic segment:
- a CDS encoding FliI/YscN family ATPase, translated as MLDFAKEVQTSLPKLRTPEPQRSGTLVRLVGLTLETRGIMAPLGACCEVIGQGGHRVEAEVVGFNDKTLYLMPFTDPVGVGPGDTVRVMSNSGMVNLGNELLGRVIDGRGMPIDGKPMPHLPDQLSLLGRPLNPMERGPIDQILDVGVKAINGALTIGRGQRIGLVAGSGVGKSVLLGMLTRFTKADIVVIGLIGERGREVQAFIHESLGEEGLAKSVVIAAPANVSPVLRLKATHMTHVVAEYFRDQGKNVLMLCDSLTRVAHAQREIGLAIGEPPTAKGYPPSVFALLPNLIERGGVGRHGHGSITSIYTVLAEGDDGNDPIVDIARASLDGQVMLSRRLADQAHYPAIDLNGSISRVMQTLVSPEELKQSNKLRRLWSVYQQNADLVQVGAYEAGSNPELDEAIRLREQMVDFLRQDMDKGQDYAMTRNQLSHMLS; from the coding sequence ATGCTCGACTTTGCCAAAGAAGTTCAGACCAGCTTGCCCAAGCTGCGCACGCCTGAGCCGCAACGCAGCGGCACCTTGGTGCGCTTGGTGGGACTGACTTTGGAGACGCGCGGCATCATGGCTCCCTTGGGCGCCTGCTGCGAAGTGATCGGCCAAGGCGGCCACCGCGTGGAAGCCGAGGTGGTGGGTTTCAACGACAAAACTTTGTATCTGATGCCCTTCACCGACCCCGTCGGTGTGGGCCCTGGCGACACGGTGCGCGTGATGTCTAACTCCGGCATGGTGAATTTGGGTAACGAACTTTTAGGCCGTGTGATTGATGGTCGAGGCATGCCGATTGATGGCAAGCCCATGCCGCATTTGCCCGATCAGCTCAGCCTGTTGGGCCGCCCGCTCAACCCCATGGAGCGCGGCCCGATTGACCAAATTTTGGATGTGGGTGTCAAGGCCATCAATGGCGCATTGACGATTGGCCGTGGCCAACGCATTGGTTTGGTCGCGGGCTCCGGTGTGGGTAAGAGCGTGCTCTTGGGCATGCTGACGCGCTTCACCAAAGCCGACATCGTGGTGATTGGTTTGATTGGTGAACGTGGCCGCGAAGTGCAGGCGTTCATTCATGAATCGTTGGGTGAAGAGGGCTTGGCCAAGTCGGTGGTGATTGCGGCACCCGCCAACGTGTCGCCCGTGCTGCGCCTCAAAGCCACGCACATGACACACGTGGTGGCTGAATATTTCCGCGACCAAGGCAAAAACGTGTTGATGCTGTGCGACAGCTTGACCCGTGTGGCCCATGCCCAACGCGAAATTGGCTTGGCCATTGGCGAGCCACCGACTGCCAAAGGCTATCCACCTTCCGTGTTTGCTTTGTTACCCAACTTGATTGAGCGTGGTGGTGTAGGCCGCCATGGCCATGGCTCGATCACCTCGATTTACACCGTGCTCGCTGAAGGCGATGACGGCAACGACCCGATTGTGGACATCGCGCGTGCGTCGCTCGACGGTCAAGTCATGTTGTCACGTCGCTTGGCGGACCAAGCGCATTACCCCGCAATTGACTTGAACGGTTCGATTTCGCGTGTGATGCAAACCTTGGTGAGCCCCGAAGAATTGAAGCAGTCCAACAAGCTGCGCCGCTTGTGGTCGGTCTACCAACAAAACGCCGATTTGGTGCAAGTGGGTGCGTACGAAGCGGGCAGCAACCCCGAGTTGGACGAAGCCATTCGCCTGCGCGAGCAAATGGTGGACTTTTTGCGCCAAGACATGGACAAGGGCCAGGACTACGCGATGACGCGTAACCAACTGAGCCACATGCTGTCATGA
- the flhB gene encoding flagellar biosynthesis protein FlhB — MSEESGQDKTEEPTAQRLKKAREDGQIARSQELAPAAMMVIATMFFSMMGHQIFNGMSSLFKSQLQFDRRITDKAELLPAIFGNSMVDGFLIVLPLMAILYVIAILSTTLAGGLIFSPQMVMPKFSKLNPMTGLARMFGKDALINLGKALIKFLLVGAILLVSVMNNLEDLTHISQMDLNAAIKVAGTIIVDSCVWLSLGLVLVALVDVPLQRHQLNEKLKMTKQEVRDEMKNSEGNPEVKGQIRRRQHEILNNKMMSKVKDADVVITNPTHFAVALSYDPMGDGAPLLIAKGEDGLAARIREEAKEHNVYIFEAPLLARALYFTTKLDHPIPEALYHAVAQVIAYVFSLNQSYGRGQEVVKPSPSVPNDMKFDSNGALMNS; from the coding sequence ATGTCGGAAGAAAGCGGCCAAGACAAAACCGAAGAACCCACGGCGCAGCGGTTGAAGAAAGCCCGTGAAGACGGGCAAATCGCGCGTTCGCAAGAATTGGCGCCTGCAGCCATGATGGTGATCGCCACCATGTTTTTCAGCATGATGGGGCACCAAATTTTCAACGGCATGAGTAGCTTGTTCAAAAGCCAGTTGCAGTTTGATCGCCGCATCACCGACAAGGCCGAATTGCTGCCCGCAATTTTTGGTAACTCGATGGTGGATGGTTTCTTGATTGTGTTGCCGTTGATGGCCATTCTGTATGTGATCGCTATTTTGTCGACCACGTTGGCGGGGGGATTGATCTTCTCGCCCCAAATGGTCATGCCCAAGTTCAGCAAGCTCAACCCGATGACGGGTTTGGCGCGCATGTTTGGCAAAGATGCCTTGATCAATTTGGGCAAAGCCTTGATCAAGTTCTTGCTGGTCGGTGCCATTTTGTTGGTCTCGGTCATGAACAACTTGGAAGACCTCACGCATATCTCGCAGATGGATTTGAATGCCGCGATCAAAGTGGCTGGCACCATCATTGTGGATTCATGTGTTTGGCTCAGCCTCGGTCTGGTGTTGGTGGCCTTGGTCGATGTGCCACTGCAACGCCATCAGTTGAACGAAAAACTGAAAATGACCAAGCAAGAGGTGCGCGACGAGATGAAGAACTCGGAAGGTAACCCCGAGGTCAAGGGCCAAATCCGCCGTCGCCAACATGAAATCTTGAACAACAAGATGATGAGCAAAGTCAAAGATGCTGACGTGGTCATCACCAACCCCACACACTTTGCGGTGGCCCTGTCGTATGACCCCATGGGCGACGGTGCGCCGCTCTTGATTGCCAAGGGCGAAGACGGCTTGGCAGCCCGTATCCGTGAGGAAGCCAAAGAGCACAACGTTTATATTTTTGAGGCGCCTTTGTTGGCTCGCGCCTTATACTTCACGACCAAGCTGGATCATCCGATTCCAGAGGCGCTGTACCACGCTGTTGCGCAGGTCATTGCCTATGTGTTCAGCCTGAACCAGTCTTATGGTCGTGGCCAGGAAGTGGTCAAACCATCGCCCTCCGTTCCGAACGA
- the fliQ gene encoding flagellar biosynthesis protein FliQ — MDSAAVVDLARQALWMTMIISGPLLAVGLIVGLVVGIFQAATSINEQTLSFIPKILAIGLTMSLAGGWMINTMVDYTKSIFTRIPSLFM; from the coding sequence ATGGATAGCGCAGCAGTTGTTGATTTGGCCCGCCAGGCCCTGTGGATGACGATGATCATCTCAGGCCCTTTGCTGGCGGTGGGTTTGATCGTGGGTTTGGTGGTGGGTATTTTTCAAGCCGCCACCTCGATCAACGAGCAAACCTTGAGTTTTATTCCTAAGATTTTGGCGATTGGTTTGACCATGTCACTGGCCGGTGGCTGGATGATCAATACGATGGTGGACTACACCAAGAGTATCTTCACCCGCATCCCTAGCTTGTTCATGTAA
- the fliJ gene encoding flagellar export protein FliJ, with protein sequence MKPRAAWPVLAKKAKEKCDEAFADLKKARDRVTHLEQSCERMNLLYADYVTRSKEAESRPHSMAETLNFRGFMQQLQALIARVNIDLNEAQHATEVKRLALKAAEQKRIQMETLVEQDLKAVRDFHRKREQKEMDAAGVTLYNLKH encoded by the coding sequence ATGAAGCCACGCGCCGCATGGCCTGTGTTGGCCAAGAAAGCCAAAGAAAAATGCGATGAAGCATTTGCTGATCTGAAAAAAGCACGCGACCGTGTGACGCATTTGGAACAAAGCTGCGAACGCATGAACTTGCTGTATGCCGACTACGTGACCCGAAGCAAGGAAGCCGAAAGTCGCCCACACAGCATGGCCGAGACCTTGAACTTTCGGGGTTTCATGCAGCAGCTGCAAGCGCTGATTGCGCGCGTGAACATCGATTTGAATGAAGCCCAACACGCGACAGAGGTCAAACGTTTAGCCCTCAAAGCGGCTGAGCAAAAACGCATCCAAATGGAAACCTTGGTCGAACAAGACCTCAAGGCAGTGCGTGATTTCCATCGCAAGCGCGAGCAAAAAGAAATGGACGCCGCAGGCGTCACCCTCTACAACCTCAAGCACTGA
- a CDS encoding surface-adhesin E family protein — protein MHHLKALLLASLVLTSNFTLAAQWMAVGLFDIGTFYVDLDNITHAGENHKAWTMLDYRDPKVHTPTGKNFKSTRMQMEFNCKEQTVRTLSLSYHTGVRLSGDTLSTEGVIGPFEPVPPETPIFKIMRLVC, from the coding sequence ATGCATCACCTCAAAGCCCTCCTCCTTGCCAGCCTCGTGCTCACCAGCAACTTCACGCTTGCCGCTCAGTGGATGGCGGTGGGTTTGTTTGACATTGGTACTTTTTATGTGGACCTCGACAACATCACCCACGCGGGCGAGAACCACAAAGCGTGGACCATGCTGGACTACCGTGATCCCAAAGTACACACACCCACGGGCAAGAACTTCAAATCCACCCGCATGCAAATGGAGTTCAACTGCAAAGAACAAACCGTGCGCACCTTGTCGCTGTCGTATCACACGGGCGTGCGTTTGAGTGGCGACACCTTATCGACCGAAGGTGTGATTGGCCCGTTTGAGCCTGTGCCACCTGAGACCCCCATTTTCAAAATCATGCGTTTGGTCTGCTGA
- the fliP gene encoding flagellar type III secretion system pore protein FliP (The bacterial flagellar biogenesis protein FliP forms a type III secretion system (T3SS)-type pore required for flagellar assembly.): MMAHAQGIPLVNVSGAGKGGQQYSMSLQLLGLMTTLTLLPSMLLMMTSFVRIIIVLSILRQAIGTAQTPPNTVLVGLALFLTFFIMSPVFETVYKEAIGPYMNGNLDFDKALIKAEVPVRDFMTKQTREDDIAMFMQISNRRELTDATQVPFTTLMPAFITSEIKSAFTIGFLIYIPFVVIDLIVASVLMSMGMMMLSPMIISMPIKLMLFVLIDGWTLLMASLANSFVF; this comes from the coding sequence ATGATGGCCCACGCCCAAGGCATTCCCTTGGTCAACGTTTCGGGCGCTGGCAAAGGTGGTCAGCAGTACAGCATGAGCCTGCAATTGCTGGGCTTGATGACCACGCTCACGCTGTTGCCATCCATGCTGTTGATGATGACGTCTTTTGTGCGCATCATCATCGTGCTCTCGATCTTGCGCCAAGCCATTGGCACCGCGCAAACGCCGCCCAACACCGTGTTGGTCGGTTTGGCCTTGTTCTTGACCTTCTTCATCATGTCGCCCGTGTTCGAGACGGTTTACAAAGAAGCGATTGGCCCCTACATGAACGGCAACCTCGACTTTGACAAAGCCTTGATCAAAGCCGAAGTGCCTGTGCGCGATTTCATGACCAAGCAAACCCGTGAAGACGACATTGCCATGTTCATGCAAATTTCTAACCGTCGTGAATTGACAGATGCCACGCAAGTGCCATTCACCACCTTGATGCCAGCGTTCATCACGTCTGAAATCAAGAGCGCGTTCACGATTGGTTTCTTGATTTACATCCCGTTTGTGGTGATTGATTTGATCGTCGCCAGCGTGTTGATGTCCATGGGCATGATGATGTTGTCGCCCATGATCATTTCGATGCCGATCAAGCTCATGCTGTTCGTGTTGATTGACGGTTGGACGCTGTTGATGGCTTCGCTGGCCAACAGCTTTGTGTTTTAA
- the fliR gene encoding flagellar biosynthetic protein FliR produces the protein MNASLIEILDKFLVVIWPLLRLSAFLAFTSIFSARAVNMRIRMSLAFAMAFFVSQQIEIPKIDPVTADGLMEISRQILIGLTMGLVFQVASAALVVAGQAMSGSMGLSMANMVDPNMGSVPVLSQLFNIMGTLVFLGMGGHLIVFGLVMESFKLIPIGQPFFSQDMLGKMINWSSMMFLGALLIALPVMMTLLFINVGLGFVARAAPSLNIFTVGFPALILTGFIVMIFSMGNNVARIDWVWTQAFMMLRSYLGG, from the coding sequence ATGAACGCCTCGCTCATTGAAATCCTAGACAAGTTTTTGGTCGTCATTTGGCCATTGCTTCGCTTGTCTGCGTTTTTGGCGTTCACGTCTATTTTTTCAGCCCGTGCGGTGAATATGCGCATTCGCATGTCACTGGCGTTTGCGATGGCATTTTTTGTATCGCAGCAAATTGAGATTCCCAAGATTGATCCTGTCACTGCCGACGGCTTGATGGAAATTTCGCGTCAAATTTTGATTGGCTTAACCATGGGCTTGGTGTTCCAAGTGGCCTCGGCCGCCTTGGTGGTAGCTGGCCAAGCCATGTCGGGCTCGATGGGCTTGTCCATGGCCAACATGGTTGACCCCAACATGGGCAGCGTGCCGGTGTTATCGCAGTTGTTCAACATCATGGGCACGCTGGTCTTCTTGGGCATGGGTGGCCATTTGATTGTGTTTGGCTTGGTGATGGAGTCGTTCAAACTCATCCCCATTGGCCAGCCTTTTTTCAGCCAAGACATGTTGGGCAAGATGATCAACTGGAGCTCCATGATGTTTTTGGGTGCTTTGTTGATTGCTTTGCCTGTGATGATGACGTTGCTGTTCATCAACGTGGGTTTGGGTTTTGTGGCCCGTGCGGCACCCAGCTTGAATATTTTTACCGTGGGCTTTCCCGCGCTGATCTTGACGGGTTTCATCGTCATGATTTTTTCAATGGGCAACAACGTGGCTCGCATTGATTGGGTATGGACGCAGGCATTCATGATGCTGCGTTCGTATTTGGGAGGCTGA
- a CDS encoding flagellar biosynthetic protein FliO, protein MQSFDWGQFIASTLSVLLLLCGALWWVKRNRGFAANGAEEKRIQVLEALPLSLKHKMVLIQVDNQMVLASVSPAEVKTLHAWTQEASHAA, encoded by the coding sequence ATGCAAAGTTTCGATTGGGGTCAATTCATCGCCAGCACGCTCAGCGTGTTGCTGCTGCTATGCGGCGCCCTGTGGTGGGTCAAACGCAACCGCGGTTTTGCAGCGAACGGTGCCGAAGAAAAACGCATTCAAGTGCTGGAGGCCTTGCCGTTGAGCTTGAAGCACAAGATGGTGTTGATCCAAGTTGACAACCAAATGGTGCTGGCCAGTGTCAGTCCCGCAGAAGTGAAAACACTGCACGCTTGGACGCAGGAGGCCAGCCATGCTGCGTAA